From one Trueperella pyogenes genomic stretch:
- a CDS encoding response regulator, which produces MSEDTIRVGLVDDQDLVRSGFAMVIDSQDDMTTVLEASHGKQALDRLALVPVDVLLMDIRMPGTDGLETTERINSMEFPHGVRPKIIILTTFDLDEYVMRAIHGGASGFLLKDAPPDQMLSSIRTVFRGDAVIAPSSTKRLVSYLAEKAIEDRALRPQIVDVLTEREREVLYHMARGLSNTEIGEELDVAQATIKTHVGRIFSKLGARDRVQAVVLAYEAGLVRPGDLR; this is translated from the coding sequence ATGTCTGAGGATACGATTCGGGTCGGCCTCGTTGACGACCAAGACCTTGTCAGAAGCGGATTTGCCATGGTCATTGATTCGCAAGATGACATGACCACAGTCCTCGAAGCCTCTCACGGAAAGCAGGCTCTCGACCGCCTTGCACTCGTGCCGGTCGATGTGCTCCTCATGGACATCCGCATGCCGGGGACGGACGGCTTAGAGACCACCGAACGCATCAATTCCATGGAATTCCCGCACGGCGTACGGCCCAAGATCATCATTCTCACCACTTTCGACTTGGACGAATACGTCATGCGTGCCATCCACGGCGGCGCCTCCGGCTTCTTACTCAAAGATGCCCCGCCAGACCAGATGCTCTCCTCCATTCGCACGGTTTTCCGCGGCGACGCCGTCATCGCCCCATCCTCCACGAAGCGACTCGTGTCTTACCTCGCCGAGAAAGCGATCGAAGATCGTGCGCTGCGCCCACAGATCGTGGACGTGCTCACCGAGCGCGAGCGCGAGGTGCTCTACCATATGGCGCGTGGACTGTCGAATACGGAAATAGGCGAGGAGCTTGACGTGGCCCAAGCGACCATCAAGACCCATGTGGGGCGTATCTTCTCCAAGCTCGGCGCTCGCGACCGCGTCCAGGCCGTGGTGCTCGCTTACGAAGCCGGTCTCGTGCGCCCAGGTGATCTCAGGTGA
- a CDS encoding thymidylate synthase → MINRQYEDLLADVLENGARKGDRTGTGTLSVFGRQLRYNLAEGFPRITTKFVAMKAVKGELLWFLRGDTNVRWLQERGITIWDEWADDDGELGPVYGYQWRSWPSPSGEHIDQIAKVIDTLKSTPDSRRMVVSAWNVADLDAMALQPCHAFFQFYVADGKLSCQLYQRSADLFLGVPFNIASYSLLTHMVAQQVGLDVGDFVWTGGDCHIYLNHVEQVKEQLSREPYPFPELELRPASSIFDYEMDDILASKGYRHHPAIHAPVAV, encoded by the coding sequence ATGATCAACCGGCAATATGAGGATCTTCTTGCAGATGTTTTAGAAAACGGTGCGCGAAAGGGCGACCGGACGGGCACGGGCACACTGTCCGTGTTTGGCCGCCAGCTGCGCTATAACTTGGCCGAAGGCTTCCCCCGCATCACCACTAAGTTTGTGGCGATGAAGGCGGTCAAGGGCGAGCTTTTGTGGTTTTTGCGCGGGGATACGAACGTGCGCTGGCTGCAAGAGCGCGGTATTACTATCTGGGATGAGTGGGCGGACGACGACGGCGAGCTCGGCCCCGTCTATGGCTACCAGTGGCGTTCGTGGCCGAGCCCGTCGGGCGAACACATCGATCAGATCGCGAAGGTGATTGATACGCTCAAGTCCACCCCGGATTCGCGGCGGATGGTTGTCTCGGCGTGGAACGTGGCCGATCTCGATGCGATGGCTCTGCAGCCCTGCCACGCGTTCTTCCAGTTCTATGTGGCTGACGGCAAGCTTTCTTGCCAGCTCTACCAGCGCTCGGCTGATCTGTTCCTCGGTGTCCCGTTCAATATCGCCTCCTATTCGCTGCTCACCCACATGGTGGCCCAGCAGGTGGGGCTAGACGTCGGTGATTTCGTGTGGACCGGCGGGGATTGCCATATCTATCTCAACCACGTGGAGCAGGTCAAAGAACAGCTCTCGCGTGAGCCCTACCCGTTCCCAGAGCTGGAGCTGCGCCCGGCCTCGTCGATTTTCGATTACGAGATGGATGACATCCTGGCTTCCAAGGGCTACCGTCACCACCCCGCCATTCACGCGCCGGTGGCTGTGTAA
- a CDS encoding WhiB family transcriptional regulator, which translates to MDWRHRAECLNEDPELFFPIGSSGPAMAQVERAKAVCSRCDVQETCLKWALDNNQDAGVWGGMSEDERRTLKRRTARVRR; encoded by the coding sequence ATGGATTGGCGCCATCGCGCAGAATGCCTCAATGAGGATCCCGAGCTCTTCTTCCCGATTGGCTCTTCTGGTCCTGCGATGGCCCAGGTCGAACGCGCAAAGGCCGTGTGTTCGCGCTGTGATGTCCAAGAGACTTGTCTGAAGTGGGCTCTAGATAACAACCAGGACGCCGGCGTGTGGGGCGGCATGTCCGAGGACGAGCGCCGCACGCTCAAGCGCCGCACTGCTCGCGTGCGCCGATAA
- a CDS encoding ATP-binding cassette domain-containing protein, which produces MIKAEYVRLISGVGRRRRVVLDDVSLTIPAGTITTVLGASGSGKSALMEIMAGLETMTSGSLVVDGIDLATASSAEREGLLAHTYGVLFPRENLLPALTLAENLDLPAKLNGVRPAPEERTRMTELFGLAQVLDQYPDAVPLLEQQKCALAALVLSGRTILLCDEPADGLLQCHRKTLFALLRVCTRELGLTVVTFTSNPISAVSSDLVYLLSDSQIVGELRSPTLDSIIDTLRVLFDEVL; this is translated from the coding sequence GTGATTAAAGCCGAGTACGTGCGCCTCATCAGCGGGGTGGGTCGGCGGCGACGCGTCGTTCTCGACGACGTCAGCCTCACTATCCCCGCAGGTACGATCACCACTGTGCTCGGTGCCTCCGGCTCGGGAAAGTCTGCCCTCATGGAGATTATGGCCGGACTGGAGACTATGACGTCGGGATCCTTAGTAGTGGACGGGATCGACTTAGCCACCGCGTCGAGCGCCGAACGCGAAGGCCTGCTCGCCCACACTTACGGCGTGCTCTTCCCCCGCGAGAACCTTCTTCCGGCACTCACGCTCGCTGAGAATCTCGATCTGCCAGCCAAGCTCAACGGCGTGCGTCCCGCTCCTGAAGAGCGCACCCGCATGACGGAGCTCTTCGGCCTGGCGCAGGTTCTCGATCAATACCCCGACGCCGTCCCGCTCCTCGAACAGCAAAAATGCGCACTGGCCGCCCTTGTCCTGTCCGGGCGCACGATACTACTGTGCGACGAGCCAGCCGATGGCCTCCTGCAATGCCACCGCAAAACACTTTTCGCTCTGCTGCGCGTGTGTACGCGTGAGCTTGGGCTGACGGTGGTGACGTTCACGTCCAACCCGATTTCAGCGGTTTCTTCCGACCTGGTCTATCTCCTGTCAGATTCGCAGATCGTCGGCGAGCTGCGTTCCCCTACTCTCGATTCCATTATCGATACTTTGCGGGTTCTCTTCGACGAGGTGCTGTGA
- a CDS encoding DUF2505 domain-containing protein, producing MKFVSETSYVGPLGLVIDVLTSPELLRAREKAAHLDHEIEFASDGVSHSFRIQVPPERIPSAARSFFPDGAKAFATATALVHAEAGQVHGAKIPYTIDVSGAPVSGSLTFLLADGGVTTPAKISGEVNVSIPFIGGRIEKMLVERVSRIVAQDTDVVNAEIARRRREDQL from the coding sequence ATGAAGTTTGTTTCTGAAACGAGCTATGTCGGACCTCTGGGTCTCGTCATAGACGTATTGACGTCCCCTGAGCTGCTGCGCGCGCGGGAAAAGGCGGCTCACCTCGATCATGAGATTGAGTTCGCCAGCGACGGAGTGAGCCACTCTTTCCGTATTCAGGTACCGCCCGAGCGCATTCCCTCTGCTGCGCGCTCTTTCTTCCCCGACGGGGCGAAGGCCTTCGCCACCGCCACCGCCTTGGTGCATGCCGAGGCGGGGCAGGTTCACGGCGCGAAGATCCCCTACACCATCGACGTCTCCGGCGCCCCCGTCTCCGGGTCCTTGACATTCCTGCTCGCCGACGGCGGCGTCACGACGCCGGCCAAAATTAGTGGCGAGGTCAACGTCTCGATCCCCTTCATCGGTGGGCGCATCGAGAAAATGCTCGTGGAGCGCGTAAGTAGGATAGTTGCGCAGGACACCGACGTCGTCAACGCCGAAATCGCGCGTAGGCGCAGGGAGGACCAGCTATGA
- a CDS encoding sensor histidine kinase, whose amino-acid sequence MNDFAIVKGFSPGDLILALFIAVLTLFTPDAYIGVDLVHDILLYTASIGAVVGTFFRRTRPVPAAVTVYLAALLRYIAVPAEIFPQDVAVLLSLYAVLAYGPLTTKYPAIFGASFGAFLLALPSLVANVTTSFAVFVLCAGQVLVIATTTAAFLRRGQFTRLNHAIENAHIAQLNAERDAELAVVGERTRIAREMHDIVAHTLSVVIAQADGGRYAAKNNPEAAERALNVIADMSRAALTDIRSIIGVLRDHDPEAPLAPEPVDTDLLGLIEQVRASGHPVSYVTTGQQRPLPVGLGNALYRICQEALTNALKHAGPDATITVSLHWRPAEVILDVTDNGRGAATFNDGKGHGIIGMTERAAVFGGTVVSGPRASGGFKVTATIPTPGERKAHV is encoded by the coding sequence ATGAATGACTTTGCCATCGTAAAGGGCTTCTCCCCTGGGGATCTGATTTTGGCGCTCTTCATCGCCGTCCTCACGCTCTTCACACCCGACGCCTATATTGGCGTCGACCTGGTCCACGACATCTTGCTCTACACGGCCTCCATCGGCGCAGTGGTGGGCACATTCTTTCGGCGCACGCGGCCAGTGCCAGCCGCTGTGACGGTCTACCTCGCAGCCCTCTTACGCTACATCGCAGTGCCGGCAGAGATCTTCCCGCAAGACGTAGCCGTGTTGCTTTCCTTGTATGCCGTACTCGCCTACGGCCCACTCACGACCAAGTATCCGGCAATCTTTGGCGCTTCGTTCGGCGCGTTCCTCCTGGCTTTGCCCTCCCTCGTAGCCAACGTGACCACCTCCTTTGCTGTCTTCGTCCTCTGCGCCGGACAGGTGCTCGTGATTGCGACGACGACCGCGGCTTTCCTGCGCCGCGGACAATTCACACGCCTCAACCACGCCATAGAAAACGCACACATCGCCCAACTTAACGCTGAACGAGACGCCGAACTCGCCGTCGTCGGCGAACGCACCCGGATCGCACGCGAAATGCACGACATCGTGGCCCACACGCTTTCGGTCGTCATCGCGCAGGCCGATGGCGGGCGCTACGCGGCCAAGAACAACCCCGAGGCCGCAGAACGCGCCCTCAACGTCATCGCGGACATGTCCCGAGCGGCCCTAACCGACATCCGCTCCATCATCGGCGTGCTGCGCGATCACGATCCGGAAGCGCCGCTCGCCCCCGAGCCGGTCGATACGGACCTGCTCGGGCTAATCGAACAAGTTCGTGCCTCAGGTCACCCGGTCTCATACGTGACCACCGGCCAGCAACGCCCGCTGCCAGTCGGCTTGGGAAATGCCTTGTACCGCATCTGCCAAGAGGCACTGACCAACGCGCTCAAACACGCCGGCCCAGATGCGACCATCACCGTCTCCCTGCACTGGCGTCCCGCGGAGGTCATCCTTGATGTTACGGATAACGGACGCGGCGCGGCTACTTTCAACGACGGCAAAGGACACGGCATTATAGGAATGACGGAGCGGGCCGCAGTTTTCGGCGGAACAGTCGTCAGCGGGCCGCGTGCCAGCGGCGGATTCAAAGTCACCGCAACCATACCCACTCCCGGCGAAAGGAAAGCCCATGTCTGA
- a CDS encoding CE1759 family FMN reductase, with translation MRVVVVSASLSESSMTNQLGRAMADACVAEFGGEVQVISLREFAHAITDNMLTGFPSPALEAAFEQVKAADAVIAVTPTYNASYSGLFKSFFDVLPENYLKDKPVAIGATGGTPRHSLVTEHALRPMLTYLHAHAVPTAIYVATEDFGAHASDSTGADGANLARRIRRAARELAALHQMSDPAAGVQEPERGVAFDDVAQAKAIFEDFTPMADLLG, from the coding sequence ATGAGGGTAGTAGTCGTATCCGCCTCGCTCTCCGAAAGCTCCATGACAAACCAACTCGGGCGCGCGATGGCTGATGCCTGCGTGGCCGAATTTGGGGGAGAGGTTCAGGTCATTTCTTTGCGCGAGTTCGCCCATGCCATCACGGACAACATGTTGACCGGCTTTCCGTCCCCCGCGCTTGAGGCGGCCTTTGAACAGGTCAAGGCCGCCGACGCCGTCATCGCCGTGACACCGACCTACAACGCTTCCTATTCGGGCCTGTTCAAGTCCTTCTTCGATGTCTTGCCGGAAAACTACCTCAAGGACAAACCGGTCGCCATCGGCGCGACGGGTGGCACCCCGCGCCATTCGCTGGTCACCGAACACGCACTGCGTCCGATGCTGACCTACCTGCATGCGCACGCGGTGCCCACCGCGATCTACGTCGCCACCGAGGACTTCGGCGCACACGCGAGCGACTCCACCGGCGCAGATGGAGCCAACCTCGCCCGCCGAATCCGCCGCGCGGCCAGAGAGCTAGCGGCACTTCACCAGATGAGCGACCCGGCGGCAGGTGTCCAAGAACCTGAGCGCGGCGTAGCCTTTGACGATGTCGCCCAAGCAAAGGCCATCTTCGAAGACTTCACGCCCATGGCCGACTTGCTCGGCTAG
- a CDS encoding sensor histidine kinase: MSTLSRILSQNSHLHSRQREWLHHLTGEWQIIADITFSDLVLYVDTDTGVMTAAQARPATAVTVHQTDFVGELVADHEAELITQSAETGAEIRAEDDGVNVRLIPVTFEGQAIAVLGIITAKFVDRVPTVMLANYESIADALVKMVMTGEFPIDRSPSGYRHGTPRVTDGLIHIDPEGVGLYASPNAISHLRRLGIEKSLVGEILAQKVTELDGVTKVDEALPLVLMGRAGWMTEVERNDVVVSFRAVPLTEGGQRQGAIVLCRDITELRRQERVLMSKDSTIREINHRVKNNLQTVSALLRMQSRRAGEGLTRAALETAQRRVSTIAVVHEKLSQTIDEVVDFDQVFVPVMRMVRDVAVTEDPVITTFEGNFGRVRAEEATALGVAMNEIISNAIEHGLPAGGRLDIKAERNDNQLHIEIADDGVGMSDTNPTGLGTQIVRTMVESELRGKIEWKNRESKGTVVVLDLNIRP, encoded by the coding sequence GTGTCTACGCTTTCACGAATTCTCAGCCAAAATTCGCACCTGCACTCGCGCCAGCGCGAGTGGCTTCACCATCTGACCGGTGAATGGCAAATCATTGCGGACATTACATTCTCTGACCTCGTGCTCTACGTCGATACCGACACGGGCGTCATGACGGCAGCGCAGGCCAGACCCGCAACCGCTGTCACGGTTCACCAGACTGATTTTGTAGGCGAGCTCGTGGCAGACCACGAAGCGGAGCTTATCACGCAGTCTGCCGAAACGGGCGCTGAGATACGCGCCGAGGACGACGGCGTCAACGTTCGTCTCATACCTGTCACCTTCGAGGGACAGGCGATCGCCGTGCTGGGCATCATCACCGCAAAATTTGTCGATCGCGTGCCCACGGTGATGCTCGCCAACTACGAATCGATCGCTGACGCGCTCGTAAAAATGGTGATGACGGGGGAGTTCCCGATCGACCGCTCCCCGTCAGGTTACCGGCACGGCACGCCGCGCGTCACCGACGGGCTGATCCATATCGACCCAGAGGGGGTGGGTCTGTATGCGTCCCCGAACGCTATCTCACATCTGCGACGCCTCGGTATCGAAAAATCGCTGGTGGGCGAGATACTGGCGCAAAAGGTCACCGAGCTCGATGGCGTGACGAAAGTGGACGAGGCCTTGCCGCTCGTCCTCATGGGCAGAGCCGGCTGGATGACGGAGGTGGAGCGCAACGACGTCGTCGTATCGTTTCGCGCTGTCCCCCTCACTGAGGGCGGGCAGCGGCAAGGCGCCATTGTGCTGTGTCGGGATATAACCGAGCTGCGCCGGCAAGAGCGTGTACTCATGAGCAAAGATTCGACGATCCGGGAGATCAATCACCGCGTCAAGAACAACCTGCAGACGGTCTCGGCGCTCCTGCGGATGCAATCTCGACGAGCAGGGGAGGGTCTGACGCGGGCGGCGCTGGAGACTGCGCAACGGCGCGTGTCCACCATCGCTGTGGTGCACGAAAAGCTGTCGCAGACGATCGACGAGGTAGTCGATTTCGACCAGGTCTTTGTGCCAGTCATGAGGATGGTGCGGGACGTGGCTGTCACCGAAGACCCAGTGATCACGACCTTCGAGGGCAATTTCGGCCGGGTGCGTGCGGAGGAAGCGACGGCTCTCGGCGTCGCCATGAACGAGATCATCTCGAACGCGATCGAACACGGCCTGCCCGCAGGCGGGCGCTTGGACATTAAGGCTGAGCGCAACGACAACCAGTTGCATATCGAGATTGCCGACGACGGCGTGGGCATGAGCGACACCAACCCTACGGGGCTAGGCACGCAGATTGTGCGGACGATGGTGGAATCGGAGCTCAGGGGCAAGATTGAATGGAAGAACCGCGAGAGCAAGGGTACTGTGGTGGTGCTCGACCTCAATATCCGGCCCTAA
- a CDS encoding ABC transporter permease, with translation MLRQQLEHHWPSHVLAGVSLAYAAALIFFVTSMLGYADRALGLSVERSCPDSDVIVYAETAPAVEVAAQIAQLPQVETIFVDSLYLTEVLTDTDHLTVTMRALAPPSLRTQDLVSGDFPSSSRDIAITQKLARALQMQVGQELTIIDDGAATRYTISGIYTRSPILDPVGFEAILPQVAPYFVATQGSDQGGIEVRAAPTSTPAELQEAILKIPGTVVVSSAERYQAEYARQEATLDRLTVAGPWLLTTAFLAATTVVSMTVIGVARRRAAEERTLRARGLSATERHLRLAREIGVVAGLSYLVGIGVGYAGAMGTVSILRSVDGSTVLPDQIGFPIQAALWSLVAVTLATLIGTTIGIFLITIRGTSIWRPTILATIPAVVIFAAGFLYAAIGMPGELKDHPSVDAVIGSLLLLAAMTAVAYYVAFKIARWVILRLHVGSHFALVPRSLTGLITAVAMFTILMSSAALGALHTAYSPLDVDKDRVSSVYDLAMTTAPASSSLSQKEIATVAEWGSAKSTLLMHQVNTEDWPMEEFQPGAIYAVAPQQVNDYFGIRIGSNELLVPYDTSNVPDTITFGYTDASDVRRITEAKVKAASVPFAIISMEGLGELSPIAMWMRLTDHSLINIAEDYRRLESLLGPSGDRPVLSLAVSAMDNANVNLSKIVSILQTSLILFLAFAAFGRVPRYLAEQARETRYLTAKGISFAAIQACRLAQILLSTLAMALTGLALGVACTYALMHIHGWITPQELTVPVGSLALNLGSVMLACLGLGVLGYRLDVSKHTKRLDLAEIGR, from the coding sequence ATGCTACGCCAGCAGCTCGAGCATCATTGGCCATCCCACGTGTTGGCCGGCGTATCGCTGGCCTACGCCGCGGCCCTCATCTTCTTTGTCACCTCAATGCTCGGATACGCAGATCGCGCCCTCGGCCTGTCCGTAGAACGCTCCTGTCCTGATTCTGACGTGATCGTCTACGCCGAGACGGCACCTGCGGTGGAGGTGGCCGCGCAGATCGCACAATTGCCGCAGGTCGAGACCATCTTTGTCGACTCCCTCTACCTCACTGAAGTCCTCACTGATACAGACCACCTCACTGTCACCATGCGGGCACTCGCCCCACCCTCGCTTCGCACTCAAGATCTGGTGTCAGGGGATTTTCCGTCTTCTTCACGCGACATCGCCATCACTCAAAAGCTTGCTCGCGCTCTCCAGATGCAGGTCGGTCAGGAGCTGACGATCATTGACGACGGCGCCGCCACGCGCTACACCATTTCCGGCATCTATACCCGCTCTCCCATCCTTGACCCAGTTGGCTTCGAGGCTATCCTCCCTCAGGTCGCCCCTTACTTCGTCGCCACGCAAGGAAGCGATCAGGGCGGCATCGAGGTGCGGGCTGCCCCCACCTCCACACCCGCTGAACTTCAAGAGGCAATCTTGAAGATTCCTGGCACGGTGGTTGTCAGCTCTGCCGAACGCTACCAGGCCGAGTATGCACGGCAAGAAGCCACCCTCGATCGGCTGACGGTGGCTGGCCCGTGGCTCTTGACCACCGCTTTCTTGGCCGCCACCACCGTCGTCAGTATGACGGTGATCGGGGTGGCTCGCCGTCGCGCAGCTGAAGAACGCACACTGCGCGCACGCGGGCTGTCTGCTACTGAACGCCACCTCCGGCTCGCTCGAGAGATCGGCGTCGTGGCAGGGCTTTCCTACCTGGTAGGCATCGGCGTGGGATACGCCGGGGCGATGGGGACAGTTTCCATATTGCGTTCAGTAGATGGCTCCACCGTCCTGCCCGACCAGATCGGTTTCCCCATACAGGCCGCCTTGTGGTCATTGGTAGCGGTCACGCTCGCTACCTTAATCGGCACGACAATCGGCATTTTCCTCATCACGATACGCGGCACGAGCATCTGGCGGCCAACGATTTTGGCCACCATTCCCGCCGTCGTCATCTTCGCAGCCGGCTTTCTGTACGCCGCGATCGGCATGCCGGGCGAGCTCAAGGATCATCCAAGCGTCGACGCCGTCATCGGGTCTCTCCTCCTGCTCGCAGCTATGACGGCTGTGGCCTACTACGTAGCTTTTAAGATCGCTCGATGGGTGATTCTTCGCCTCCATGTGGGCTCGCACTTCGCGCTCGTCCCTCGGTCATTGACCGGTCTCATCACCGCCGTGGCCATGTTTACCATCCTGATGTCCTCCGCCGCACTCGGTGCTCTTCACACGGCCTATTCGCCCCTCGATGTGGATAAAGACCGTGTCAGCAGCGTCTACGATCTCGCCATGACCACCGCACCAGCTTCGTCGTCGCTGAGTCAAAAGGAAATCGCCACGGTTGCCGAATGGGGCTCGGCGAAATCAACGCTTCTCATGCACCAAGTCAATACTGAAGATTGGCCAATGGAGGAATTCCAGCCTGGAGCTATCTATGCGGTCGCTCCGCAACAGGTCAACGACTATTTCGGTATTCGCATCGGCTCGAACGAGCTTCTCGTGCCATACGATACCTCCAACGTCCCCGACACCATCACTTTTGGTTATACGGATGCCAGCGACGTCAGGCGCATCACTGAGGCTAAAGTGAAAGCGGCCAGCGTTCCCTTTGCGATTATCTCTATGGAGGGCCTCGGCGAGCTGTCTCCGATAGCGATGTGGATGCGCCTGACTGATCATTCTCTGATAAACATTGCGGAAGACTACCGGCGCTTAGAATCGCTCCTCGGCCCAAGCGGCGATCGCCCTGTTCTTTCCCTTGCAGTCAGCGCAATGGATAACGCCAATGTCAACCTGAGCAAGATCGTATCGATTCTGCAAACATCGCTCATCTTGTTCCTTGCCTTCGCGGCCTTCGGGCGGGTGCCGCGCTACCTAGCCGAGCAGGCACGCGAAACCCGCTATCTGACTGCAAAAGGTATCTCCTTCGCCGCGATCCAGGCATGCAGGCTCGCCCAAATCCTGCTCTCTACCCTCGCGATGGCACTGACCGGCCTCGCTCTCGGCGTGGCTTGCACCTATGCCCTCATGCACATCCACGGATGGATCACCCCGCAAGAATTGACCGTGCCAGTAGGCAGCCTGGCCCTCAATCTGGGTTCGGTCATGCTCGCCTGCCTCGGCTTAGGCGTACTCGGGTATCGCCTCGACGTGTCCAAGCACACAAAACGGCTAGATCTCGCGGAAATTGGGCGTTAA
- a CDS encoding LLM class flavin-dependent oxidoreductase, translating into MQFGVMSVSDITTDPTNGRTPSEAERIQAAVTIAKHAEDIGLDVYAIGEHHNPPFFSSSPTTLLAYIAAQTKNIIVSTSTTLITTNDPVKIAEDYAMLQHLTNGRMDLMMGRGNTGPVYPWFGQDIRQGIPLAIENYALLRRLWEEENIDWSGKFRTPLRGFTSTPRPLDGVAPFVWHGSIRSPEIAEQAAYYGDGFFHNNIFWPPSHTARMVALYRQRFAHYGHGTPEQAIVGLGGQFYMAKDSQTAKSEFRPYFDNAPVYGNGPSLEDFSTQTPLTVGSPQEVIDRTLGFREYVGDYQRQLFLIDHAGLPLKTVLEQMDYLGQILPVLRQEFAAMRAPGVPDGPTHAARVAARRETGLDTDRGEVLIDDVTGASFYAQQESDAASIEHADNLLREAEGER; encoded by the coding sequence ATGCAATTCGGAGTCATGTCAGTTTCGGATATCACCACTGATCCCACCAACGGTCGCACGCCGAGCGAAGCAGAACGCATCCAGGCGGCAGTAACGATCGCCAAACATGCCGAAGATATCGGTTTGGATGTCTACGCCATCGGAGAGCACCACAACCCACCTTTCTTCTCCTCCTCGCCAACTACGTTGCTGGCGTATATCGCTGCGCAAACGAAGAACATCATCGTGTCGACGTCGACGACTCTCATAACCACCAACGATCCGGTGAAAATAGCCGAAGACTACGCCATGCTTCAGCACCTGACCAACGGGCGCATGGATCTTATGATGGGACGCGGCAATACCGGCCCGGTGTACCCCTGGTTCGGCCAGGACATCCGGCAAGGAATCCCGCTCGCCATCGAGAACTATGCCCTCCTACGGCGCTTGTGGGAAGAGGAGAACATCGATTGGTCGGGCAAGTTCCGCACGCCATTGCGCGGCTTCACCTCAACTCCGCGTCCGCTCGACGGCGTCGCGCCATTCGTCTGGCACGGATCCATTCGCTCGCCCGAAATAGCTGAGCAAGCGGCCTATTACGGAGACGGTTTCTTCCATAACAACATCTTCTGGCCGCCGAGCCACACCGCTCGCATGGTGGCGTTGTATCGTCAGCGTTTCGCGCACTATGGCCACGGCACCCCCGAACAGGCTATCGTCGGCCTCGGCGGCCAGTTCTACATGGCCAAAGATTCGCAGACGGCCAAGAGTGAGTTCCGGCCCTATTTCGACAACGCTCCCGTCTACGGTAACGGGCCATCGCTGGAAGACTTCTCCACACAGACCCCGCTCACCGTGGGCTCGCCGCAGGAAGTTATCGATCGTACGCTCGGCTTTCGCGAGTACGTCGGCGACTATCAGCGCCAGCTCTTCCTCATCGACCACGCCGGCTTACCGCTCAAGACCGTTCTCGAGCAGATGGATTATCTGGGTCAGATCCTCCCCGTCTTGCGCCAAGAGTTCGCGGCCATGCGCGCGCCGGGCGTGCCGGATGGACCCACACACGCGGCACGTGTGGCCGCGCGTCGTGAAACTGGTCTGGACACAGACAGAGGTGAGGTGCTCATCGACGACGTGACGGGGGCGTCGTTCTACGCGCAGCAAGAAAGCGATGCGGCTTCTATCGAGCACGCTGACAACCTGCTTCGCGAGGCGGAGGGGGAGCGATGA
- a CDS encoding dihydrofolate reductase — MIWAQGHDRAIGRGGQMPWHLPEDLAFFRKMTSGHPVIMGRKTWQSLPQRYRPLPGRTNVVVTRDPGFVADGALVASSVEEAVRLAEEAARAGADCAGDAAEKADPLVWIMGGAQLYAAGMEFADGVVVTDVDVDVAGADAFAPEITVDWEVAGVDPDRGWHVGADGSRYRMSVYRRRHSGFAVNFPPRPASQS; from the coding sequence ATGATCTGGGCGCAGGGCCACGATCGAGCGATCGGCCGCGGCGGGCAGATGCCTTGGCATTTGCCCGAGGATCTGGCGTTCTTTCGGAAGATGACGTCGGGACATCCAGTGATTATGGGGCGCAAAACCTGGCAGTCACTTCCGCAGCGTTACCGTCCGCTTCCGGGACGGACGAACGTCGTCGTCACGCGCGATCCTGGCTTTGTGGCCGACGGCGCGCTGGTCGCCTCCTCTGTGGAGGAGGCCGTGCGGCTAGCTGAGGAGGCCGCGCGCGCTGGTGCCGACTGTGCGGGCGACGCGGCGGAGAAGGCCGACCCGCTGGTGTGGATCATGGGCGGTGCCCAGCTGTATGCGGCTGGGATGGAGTTTGCGGACGGCGTCGTGGTCACGGACGTCGACGTGGACGTGGCCGGAGCAGACGCCTTCGCCCCCGAGATTACTGTCGATTGGGAGGTCGCGGGCGTCGATCCCGACCGCGGCTGGCACGTCGGCGCGGATGGGAGTCGCTATCGGATGAGCGTTTATCGACGCCGCCACTCCGGCTTCGCAGTCAATTTTCCGCCCCGACCCGCGTCTCAGTCCTAG